The Euleptes europaea isolate rEulEur1 chromosome 2, rEulEur1.hap1, whole genome shotgun sequence genome has a segment encoding these proteins:
- the RPS10 gene encoding 40S ribosomal protein S10, which translates to MLMPKKNRIAIYELLFKEGVMVAKKDVHMPKHPELADKNVPNLHVMKAMQSLKSRGYVKEQFAWRHFYWYLTNEGIQYLRDYLHLPPEIVPATLRRSRPETGRPRPKGLEGERPARLTRGEADRDTYRRSAAPLGADKKAEAGAGAATEFQFRGGFGRGRGQPPQ; encoded by the exons ATGTTGATGCCTAAGAAGAACCGCATTGCCATTTACGAGCTCCTTTTTAAGGAGGGAGTGATGGTAGCCAAGAAAGATGTTCACATGCCAAAGCACCCAGAGCTGGCAGACAAGAATGTGCCCAACCTTCACGTCATGAAAGCAATGCAG TCGCTGAAATCTCGTGGCTATGTCAAGGAGCAGTTTGCATGGAGACATTTCTACTGGTATCTGACCAATGAAGGCATCCAGTACCTGCGGGATTATCTCCACCTGCCGCCTGAAATTGTGCCTGCCACCTTACGTCGCAGCCGTCCTGAAACTGGCAGACCACGGCCCAAAG GATTGGAGGGTGAACGTCCTGCTCGCCTTACCCGTGGCGAAGCTGACCGGGACACATACAGACGCAGTGCTGCTCCTC TTGGTGCTGACAAGAAAGCTGAAGCTGGTGCTGGGGCAGCTACTGAATTCCAGTTT AGAGGTGGATTTGGGCGTGGACGTGGTCAGCCGCCTCAGTAG